In Nitrospirota bacterium, the genomic stretch CGCCGCTCCTTTGGCAAAATCTCCGATCAGGGTGAAGAGTGCCGGCAGTTTTCCGGTAGTGCGCAGGACGTTTGTAGCGCCGATATTTCCGCTGCCGGACTTCTGCAGGTCGATGCCGCGGTTTCCGGCAATAATCTGACCGACCGGTATGGACCCGATCAGAAAAGCGGCCAGCGACAGCAGAGCAAATTTCACACTTTTTTCCAGAACGAGATCGTGTATTGCACGCCTGATGTCACGGACAACACAAGGGCGATCCAGATAAATACCATGCCGATGTCATACAGATCGAAAGGAAGCTTATCAAAGATGCTGCCCATGAGTATGAGGCAGAGGACTGCTGTTATCTGGGCAGTAGTTTTAAGTTTACCTCCCATTTCTGCCGGGATAACAATATCCTTTGAAAGGGCCACGACCCTCAAACCCGTTACCAGAAAATCCCGTACAATAAGAATTATTGCAACGAATGCAGACACCCTTTCCATGTCAACAAGAACGATGAGCGCTGATATCACCAGGAACTTGTCTGCAAGAGGGTCCATAATGATGCCGAACTTGGTGATCTGGCCGGACCGCCGTGCAAGGTATCCGTCAAGAAAATCCGTGATCGAAGCTATGCTGAACACCAGGGCACCGATCACCGGATGGGTATAGACCGACAAAACGAAGAAGGGAATGAGAACGATCCTGCTCAGTGTCAGGATCGTCGGAAGGTTAAGCTTTAAAGTAGTCATCGCACATCCCTTTCCAGAGACCTTTAGCCTTAAGAATGAAATCCGTTACTTCTCTGACTGCTCCCCTCCCCCCCCTATTTTTCGTGACCATGACGGCATACTTCCTGGCTTCAGCATCAGCGTCAGCAACAGCGACGGGCAGACCTGCAACCGCCATGATCGGCGCGTCAATGATATCGTCGCCGACATAAGCCACTTCATGATCTTTCAGTGCATGCTGCTTCAGGAGCCTGGCATAGGCCGTCTTTTTGTTCAGACATTTCTGAAAGACGTCAGTGATGCCGAGTTCACGAGCTCTGCGCTCAACCACCTTCGAGTGTCTGCCGGTAATGATCGCGATCCGAATGCCTGCCTTCTGCAGCATTTTGATGCCATGGCCGTCCCGCACGTGAAATGCCTTGAATTCATTACCCTGATTATCCAGGATGATGCTTCCATCCGTGAGAACGCCGTCAACGTCCAGAATGAGAAGCTTTACACCTTTTGCGATT encodes the following:
- a CDS encoding HAD-IIIA family hydrolase; its protein translation is MEKQGAGNKAGRRQAAKGTAKEIAKGVKLLILDVDGVLTDGSIILDNQGNEFKAFHVRDGHGIKMLQKAGIRIAIITGRHSKVVERRARELGITDVFQKCLNKKTAYARLLKQHALKDHEVAYVGDDIIDAPIMAVAGLPVAVADADAEARKYAVMVTKNRGGRGAVREVTDFILKAKGLWKGMCDDYFKA
- the pgsA gene encoding CDP-diacylglycerol--glycerol-3-phosphate 3-phosphatidyltransferase codes for the protein MTTLKLNLPTILTLSRIVLIPFFVLSVYTHPVIGALVFSIASITDFLDGYLARRSGQITKFGIIMDPLADKFLVISALIVLVDMERVSAFVAIILIVRDFLVTGLRVVALSKDIVIPAEMGGKLKTTAQITAVLCLILMGSIFDKLPFDLYDIGMVFIWIALVLSVTSGVQYTISFWKKV